The Megalobrama amblycephala isolate DHTTF-2021 linkage group LG7, ASM1881202v1, whole genome shotgun sequence genome window below encodes:
- the LOC125272899 gene encoding uncharacterized protein LOC125272899 isoform X8 — protein sequence MWLRSLLLVAIVVFITTEAVSGVDVLKAVGDQVSFRPDKFIPPVTSIIWKHINTYGYVVKATEWDEGEILIPNPRFKDITTVDEKTGQITITNLKVEHSGVYTIDINSKEQQQRFTLTVMERVPKPVIKIEKIKDNPDAVNLICEYSETIIWKNSAGETLKGSKHHPKGEILVVKYEGNRGNFYTCTLKNAVSEETSDPLYERDLERVPKPVIKIEKSKDNPDAVNLICEYSETIIWKNSAGETLKGSKHHPKGETLRVKYEGNRGNFYTCTLKNALSEETSEPLYERDLERVPKPVIKIEKSKDNPDVVNLICEYSETIIWKNSAGETLKGSKHDPKGETLVVKYGGNRGNFYTCTLKNAVSEETSDPLYERDLVSNKGCAVAASIPWITMVIIMLVL from the exons GTGTAGATGTGTTGAAAGCAGTGGGTGATCAAGTTTCTTTTCGTCCAGACAAATTCATTCCTCCTGTCACCAGCATCATCTGGAAACACATAAACACTTATGGATATGTTGTCAAGGCGACTGAATGGGATGAAGGAGAAATACTGATCCCGAATCCAAGATTCAAAGACATCACAACTGTTGATGAGAAGACTGGACAAATCACTATTACTAATCTAAAAGTTGAACATAGTGGAGTTTATACCATTGACATCAACAGTAAAGAGCAGCAACAGAGATTCACATTAACTGTTATGG AGCGGGTCCCCAAACCTGTGATAAAAATAGAGAAGATCAAAGATAACCCTGATGCTGTGAATTTaatatgtgagtacagtgaaaCGATCATCTGGAAGAATTCTGCTGGAGAAACACTGAAGGGTTCAAAACACCATCCGAAAGGAGAGATTTTAGTAGTCAAATATGAAGGAAATCGTGGAAACTTCTACACCTGTACACTGAAGAACGCAGTGAGTGAGGAGACCAGTGATCCGCTCTATGAGAGAGATCTGG AGCGGGTCCCCAAACCTGTAATAAAAATAGAGAAGAGTAAAGATAACCCTGATGCTGTGAATTTaatatgtgagtacagtgaaaCGATCATCTGGAAGAATTCTGCTGGAGAAACACTGAAGGGTTCAAAACACCATCCGAAAGGAGAGACTTTAAGAGTCAAATATGAAGGAAATCGTGGAAACTTCTACACCTGTACACTGAAGAACGCACTGAGTGAGGAGACCAGTGAGCCGCTCTATGAGAGAGATCTGG AGCGGGTCCCCAAACCTGTGATAAAAATAGAGAAGAGTAAAGATAACCCTGATGTTGTGAATTTaatatgtgagtacagtgaaaCGATCATCTGGAAGAATTCTGCTGGAGAAACACTGAAGGGTTCAAAACACGATCCGAAAGGAGAGACTTTAGTAGTCAAATATGGAGGAAATCGTGGAAACTTCTACACCTGTACACTGAAGAACGCAGTGAGTGAGGAGACCAGTGATCCGCTCTATGAGAGAGATCTGG TATCAAACAAAGGATGTGCCGTCGCAGCCTCCATTCCTTGGATCACTATGGTTATCATCATGCTTGTACTGTAA
- the LOC125272899 gene encoding uncharacterized protein LOC125272899 isoform X7, giving the protein MSLGSLLLVSMVVFISTEAVSGVDVLKAVGDQVSFRPDKFIPPVTSIIWKHINTYGYVVKATEWDEGEILIPNPRFKDITTVDEKTGQITITNLKVEHSGVYTIDINSKEQQQRFTLTVMERVPKPVIKIEKIKDNPDAVNLICEYSETIIWKNSAGETLKGSKHHPKGEILVVKYEGNRGNFYTCTLKNAVSEETSDPLYERDLERVPKPVIKIEKSKDNPDAVNLICEYSETIIWKNSAGETLKGSKHHPKGETLRVKYEGNRGNFYTCTLKNALSEETSEPLYERDLERVPKPVIKIEKSKDNPDVVNLICEYSETIIWKNSAGETLKGSKHDPKGETLVVKYGGNRGNFYTCTLKNAVSEETSDPLYERDLVSNKGCAVAASIPWITMVIIMLVL; this is encoded by the exons atgtcACTTGGAAGCTTGTTGTTGGTCTCTATGGTTGTGTTCATCAGCACAGAAGCTGTTTCAG GTGTAGATGTGTTGAAAGCAGTGGGTGATCAAGTTTCTTTTCGTCCAGACAAATTCATTCCTCCTGTCACCAGCATCATCTGGAAACACATAAACACTTATGGATATGTTGTCAAGGCGACTGAATGGGATGAAGGAGAAATACTGATCCCGAATCCAAGATTCAAAGACATCACAACTGTTGATGAGAAGACTGGACAAATCACTATTACTAATCTAAAAGTTGAACATAGTGGAGTTTATACCATTGACATCAACAGTAAAGAGCAGCAACAGAGATTCACATTAACTGTTATGG AGCGGGTCCCCAAACCTGTGATAAAAATAGAGAAGATCAAAGATAACCCTGATGCTGTGAATTTaatatgtgagtacagtgaaaCGATCATCTGGAAGAATTCTGCTGGAGAAACACTGAAGGGTTCAAAACACCATCCGAAAGGAGAGATTTTAGTAGTCAAATATGAAGGAAATCGTGGAAACTTCTACACCTGTACACTGAAGAACGCAGTGAGTGAGGAGACCAGTGATCCGCTCTATGAGAGAGATCTGG AGCGGGTCCCCAAACCTGTAATAAAAATAGAGAAGAGTAAAGATAACCCTGATGCTGTGAATTTaatatgtgagtacagtgaaaCGATCATCTGGAAGAATTCTGCTGGAGAAACACTGAAGGGTTCAAAACACCATCCGAAAGGAGAGACTTTAAGAGTCAAATATGAAGGAAATCGTGGAAACTTCTACACCTGTACACTGAAGAACGCACTGAGTGAGGAGACCAGTGAGCCGCTCTATGAGAGAGATCTGG AGCGGGTCCCCAAACCTGTGATAAAAATAGAGAAGAGTAAAGATAACCCTGATGTTGTGAATTTaatatgtgagtacagtgaaaCGATCATCTGGAAGAATTCTGCTGGAGAAACACTGAAGGGTTCAAAACACGATCCGAAAGGAGAGACTTTAGTAGTCAAATATGGAGGAAATCGTGGAAACTTCTACACCTGTACACTGAAGAACGCAGTGAGTGAGGAGACCAGTGATCCGCTCTATGAGAGAGATCTGG TATCAAACAAAGGATGTGCCGTCGCAGCCTCCATTCCTTGGATCACTATGGTTATCATCATGCTTGTACTGTAA
- the LOC125272899 gene encoding uncharacterized protein LOC125272899 isoform X3 — MTNSVAHVCSFCFRTSSVLYSYTSSRACKDILSKIYCRRKVHQRVLCLTKMWLRSLLLVAIVVFITTEAVSGVDVLKAVGDQVSFRPDKFIPPVTSIIWKHINTYGYVVKATEWDEGEILIPNPRFKDITTVDEKTGQITITNLKVEHSGVYTIDINSKEQQQRFTLTVMERVPKPVIKIEKIKDNPDAVNLICEYSETIIWKNSAGETLKGSKHHPKGEILVVKYEGNRGNFYTCTLKNAVSEETSDPLYERDLERVPKPVIKIEKSKDNPDAVNLICEYSETIIWKNSAGETLKGSKHHPKGETLRVKYEGNRGNFYTCTLKNALSEETSEPLYERDLERVPKPVIKIEKSKDNPDVVNLICEYSETIIWKNSAGETLKGSKHDPKGETLVVKYGGNRGNFYTCTLKNAVSEETSDPLYERDLVSNKGCAVAASIPWITMVIIMLVL; from the exons ATGACCAACTCAGTGGCACATGTTTGCAGTTTCTGTTTTCGCACTTCCTCTGTATTGTATTCTTACACATCGTCTCGTGCGTGTAAAGACATTCTGAGCAAAATATACTGTCGAAGAAAAGTGCATCAACGTGTACTTTGTCTAACGAAAATGTGGCTTCGAAGCTTGTTGTTGGTCGCCATCGTTGTGTTCATCACCACAGAAGCTGTTTCAg GTGTAGATGTGTTGAAAGCAGTGGGTGATCAAGTTTCTTTTCGTCCAGACAAATTCATTCCTCCTGTCACCAGCATCATCTGGAAACACATAAACACTTATGGATATGTTGTCAAGGCGACTGAATGGGATGAAGGAGAAATACTGATCCCGAATCCAAGATTCAAAGACATCACAACTGTTGATGAGAAGACTGGACAAATCACTATTACTAATCTAAAAGTTGAACATAGTGGAGTTTATACCATTGACATCAACAGTAAAGAGCAGCAACAGAGATTCACATTAACTGTTATGG AGCGGGTCCCCAAACCTGTGATAAAAATAGAGAAGATCAAAGATAACCCTGATGCTGTGAATTTaatatgtgagtacagtgaaaCGATCATCTGGAAGAATTCTGCTGGAGAAACACTGAAGGGTTCAAAACACCATCCGAAAGGAGAGATTTTAGTAGTCAAATATGAAGGAAATCGTGGAAACTTCTACACCTGTACACTGAAGAACGCAGTGAGTGAGGAGACCAGTGATCCGCTCTATGAGAGAGATCTGG AGCGGGTCCCCAAACCTGTAATAAAAATAGAGAAGAGTAAAGATAACCCTGATGCTGTGAATTTaatatgtgagtacagtgaaaCGATCATCTGGAAGAATTCTGCTGGAGAAACACTGAAGGGTTCAAAACACCATCCGAAAGGAGAGACTTTAAGAGTCAAATATGAAGGAAATCGTGGAAACTTCTACACCTGTACACTGAAGAACGCACTGAGTGAGGAGACCAGTGAGCCGCTCTATGAGAGAGATCTGG AGCGGGTCCCCAAACCTGTGATAAAAATAGAGAAGAGTAAAGATAACCCTGATGTTGTGAATTTaatatgtgagtacagtgaaaCGATCATCTGGAAGAATTCTGCTGGAGAAACACTGAAGGGTTCAAAACACGATCCGAAAGGAGAGACTTTAGTAGTCAAATATGGAGGAAATCGTGGAAACTTCTACACCTGTACACTGAAGAACGCAGTGAGTGAGGAGACCAGTGATCCGCTCTATGAGAGAGATCTGG TATCAAACAAAGGATGTGCCGTCGCAGCCTCCATTCCTTGGATCACTATGGTTATCATCATGCTTGTACTGTAA